The Arachis ipaensis cultivar K30076 chromosome B07, Araip1.1, whole genome shotgun sequence genome includes a window with the following:
- the LOC107606222 gene encoding serine/threonine-protein kinase CTR1, whose translation MPHRATYIFPRQFGERGLDESSKQLLDHEKKKTLTSWVKSEPSFGIESDATSKKSKNDVVEDDEDVVYSKTHSAVSELFTVVGGRRENLRNKQKHVAGAFRDWLIERKGDRRSSHDHRRFSLSEEEDECGLLLPPSAAKDSAGGALDQSFDRQVSLPRMSSGSSYAGSLFSGTATATTVDGNFLSEVVKEETTSSSTSSRRRRQQEEVEEEDEKERREKVAEKSKESYMLQVTMAKRLTCLASLVTEPILAPTTETWDSESVSYRLWVSGCLSYSDKISDGFYNILGMNPYLWVMCNEGEEGKKLPSLMALKAIEPGETSIEVVLVDRQDDSRLKVLQDKAQELYGASENTLVLVEQLGKLVATYMGGTYPVEQGDLHKRWKMISRRLRNFHKCVVLPIGSLSTGLCRHRAILFKKLADYIGLPCRIARGCKYCAADHRSSCLVKFKDDNQLSREYVVDLVGEPGNVHGPDSSINGAYLSSMPSPFQISHLKESQSPYMDGTTCSQSPSSNHISVIPESHPYLGCEQEDQQIKEAELLKNHNSSIYSSFEQSQEETVPPPILLDLNENNKACAVLDPILPSIHEDVSKALHPATEVAFHDYVGLGKDAITVQETYKNEIIVTESSVVKTNFKQSLLCSSSQSEQLQVDNGIENQGCLPSGNIPRYLNLEPSLAMDWLEISWEELRIKERVGAGSFGTVHRAEWHGSDVAVKVLTVQDFSDDKLKEFLREVAIMKRVRHPNVVLFMGAVTKRPHLSIVTEYLQRGSLYRLIHKPTAGEHLDSRRRLRMALDVAKGINYLHCLKPPIVHWDLKSPNLLVDKNWNVKVCDFGLSRFKANTFIPSKSVTGTPEWMAPEFLRGEPSNEKSDVYSFGVILWELVTMQQPWMGLGPAQVVGAVGFQNRKLAIPPNVSPVLVSLMESCWADDPTKRPTFASMVVSLKKLLKSPAEMIKMGET comes from the exons atGCCTCACAGAGCCACATACATTTTCCCGCGTCAATTTGGGGAGAGAGGGTTAGATGAGTCTTCGAAACAGCTATTGGATCACGAGAAGAAGAAGACACTTACCTCATGGGTCAAATCGGAACCATCCTTCGGGATCGAAAGCGACGCTACTTCCAAGAAGTCCAAAAACGACGTCgttgaagatgatgaagatgTCGTTTACTCTAAAACCCACTCCGCGGTGTCGGAGCTCTTCACCGTCGTTGGTGGCCGCCGTGAGAATCTCCGGAATAAGCAAAAGCATGTCGCCGGTGCGTTCCGTGACTGGCTGATCGAGAGAAAAGGAGATCGCCGATCCAGTCATGATCACCGGAGGTTCTCGTTGTCCGAGGAAGAAGACGAGTGCGGGCTTCTGCTTCCTCCGTCGGCGGCGAAGGACAGTGCCGGTGGAGCATTGGACCAGAGTTTTGACCGGCAGGTGTCGCTTCCCAGAATGTCTAGCGGGAGCAGCTACGCCGGGAGCTTGTTCTCCGGGACGGCAACGGCGACGACGGTGGACGGGAATTTCTTGAGCGAGGTGGTGAAGGAGGAAACGACGTCGTCTTCGACGTCGAGTAGGAGGAGGAGGCAGCAGGAGGAGGTGGAGGAAGAAGAtgagaaagagaggagagagaaggttGCGGAGAAGTCGAAGGAGAGCTACATGCTGCAGGTGACAATGGCGAAGAGGCTCACTTGCTTGGCGAGTCTCGTGACTGAGCCCATTCTTGCTCCCACCACTGAGACATGGGATTCCGAATCCGTTTCCTATCGTCTATGG GTGAGTGGGTGTTTGTCATACTCAGACAAGATATCGGATGGATTTTACAACATACTGGGGATGAATCCGTACCTATGGGTGATGTGCAATGAGGGGGAGGAAGGGAAAAAGTTACCTAGTTTGATGGCGCTGAAGGCAATTGAACCCGGCGAGACGAGTATAGAGGTGGTTCTTGTTGATAGACAAGACGATTCTCGGTTGAAGGTACTTCAAGATAAAGCGCAGGAGTTGTATGGTGCTTCAGAGAATACTCTCGTGTTGGTTGAACAGCTTGGAAAACTTGTTGCCACATATATGGG GGGTACATATCCGGTGGAGCAAGGAGATCTGCACAAGCGGTGGAAGATGATCAGCAGGAGGTTGAGGAATTTTCACAAGTGTGTTGTTCTTCCGATAGGCAGCTTATCTACTGGGCTTTGTAGACATAGGGCCATTCTCTTCAAG aaattggcAGATTATATAGGTTTGCCATGCCGCATTGCTCGAGGTTGCAAGTATTGTGCTGCAGATCATAGATCCTCTTGCTTAGTCAAGTTCAAAGATGACAATCAGCTCTCAAG GGAATATGTAGTCGACCTGGTTGGGGAACCAGGAAATGTCCATGGGCCAGATTCCTCAATTAATGGAGCGTATCTTTCTTCAATGCCATCCCCATTTCAAATTTCTCATTTAAAAGAATCACAATCACCTTATATGGATGGCACAACATGTTCTCAATCTCCGAGTTCCAACCACATTTCTGTAATCCCTGAAAGTCATCCGTATTTAG GCTGTGAACAGGAAGATCAACAAATTAAAGAAGCTGAATTGCTAAAAAATCACAACAGCTCCATTTATTCTTCATTTGAGCAATCCCAAGAAGAAACAGTTCCACCTCCAATTCTTTTGGATTTAAACGAGAATAATAAGGCATGTGCAGTCCTGGACCCAATTTTGCCTTCCATCCATGAAGATGTTTCTAAAGCTCTTCATCCAGCTACTGAAGTAGCATTTCATGATTATGTTGGACTTGGCAAAGATGCAATTACTGTACAAGAAACTTACAAGAATGAGATCATTGTTACTGAAAGTTCTgtggtaaaaactaattttaagcAATCTTTATTGTGCTCATCCAGCCAATCAGAACAGCTGCAGGTAGACAATGGAATCGAAAACCAGGGCTGTTTACCATCTGGGAATATTCCACGGTACCTGAATCTTGAGCCATCACTTGCAATGGACTGGCTTGAGATATCATGGGAGGAATTACGTATCAAAGAGCGTGTTGGTGCTG GCTCATTTGGGACAGTGCACCGTGCGGAATGGCATGGATCA GATGTTGCCGTCAAGGTTTTAACAGTTCAAGATTTCAGTGATGATAAATTAAAGGAGTTTCTGAGAGAG GTTGCAATAATGAAACGGGTTCGCCATCCAAATGTGGTGCTCTTCATGGGTGCTGTTACAAAACGCCCCCATCTATCAATAGTGACAGAATATTTGCAGAG AGGTAGTTTATACCGACTGATACATAAGCCAACAGCTGGTGAACATTTGGATAGCAGGAGAAGATTACGGATGGCTTTAGATGTG GCTAAAGGGATCAATTATCTTCATTGTCTAAAACCTCCTATCGTGCACTGGGATCTCAAATCTCCAAACTTGTTAGTGGACAAAAACTGGAACGTGAAG GTTTGCGATTTTGGGTTGTCTAGATTTAAGGCAAATACATTCATACCATCAAAGTCTGTTACTGGAACA cCTGAATGGATGGCACCAGAGTTTCTCCGTGGAGAACCTTCAAATGAGAAATCTGATGTATACAGTTTTGGAGTTATCCTATGGGAGCTAGTAACCATGCAACAACCATGGATGGGACTTGGCCCTGCCCAG GTGGTTGGAGCTGTTGGTTTCCAGAATAGGAAGCTTGCCATTCCTCCAAATGTGTCCCCAGTATTGGTCTCCCTCATGGAATCTTGTTGGGCTGA TGACCCCACCAAACGCCCAACTTTTGCTAGTATGGTTGTCTCGCTGAAGAAGCTGCTCAAGTCTCCAGCAGAGATGATAAAAATGGGCGAAACTTAA